One genomic window of Prochlorococcus sp. MIT 0801 includes the following:
- a CDS encoding alpha/beta hydrolase, with the protein MNIKNIYIILLILFFNQSAKGAENLFLYKGTFNRSIKIEDLYRFQLTKNSSNKLKNLIKITGQKEKNLHKILSTKIEIPLKTSSKLMNSQIGEVFLGRLSKIIYPNKISNIELGTKAIRSGLLLSSFKNNQKINLIDFFKAYPNKNIAIDLNALSKTLKKVDSLKELIEFYSNSPFKKLKDGRSSI; encoded by the coding sequence ATGAATATAAAAAATATATATATCATACTATTAATATTATTTTTCAATCAAAGCGCCAAAGGAGCAGAGAACCTTTTTCTTTATAAAGGAACATTTAACAGAAGTATTAAAATAGAAGATCTATATAGATTTCAATTAACTAAAAATTCCAGTAATAAATTAAAAAATCTAATCAAAATAACCGGTCAAAAAGAAAAAAATTTACACAAGATATTATCTACAAAAATAGAAATTCCGTTGAAAACAAGCAGCAAATTAATGAATAGCCAAATAGGAGAGGTTTTTCTAGGCAGATTATCTAAAATAATTTATCCAAATAAGATATCAAACATAGAATTAGGTACTAAAGCAATAAGATCTGGACTTTTACTAAGTTCTTTTAAAAATAATCAAAAAATTAATCTAATAGATTTTTTTAAAGCGTATCCAAATAAAAATATTGCTATTGATCTTAATGCATTAAGTAAAACCCTTAAAAAAGTAGACTCATTAAAAGAATTAATCGAATTCTACTCAAATTCACCCTTTAAAAAACTGAAAGATGGAAGGTCTAGCATTTAG